From a region of the Agromyces ramosus genome:
- a CDS encoding flavin-containing monooxygenase codes for MSTTVLDTAVIGAGAAGLFVGKELADRGIEFEMFDERARVGDTWRERYRSLRLFSPRPFLSLPGLRPDVGRFDYPTGEQMGDYLERYARHFSLPVRLSTRVAALTRRADGLFRLELGSGEEVLAERVIVTAGAHSLPIVPEFARELDPSIRQLDSIHYEGPEQFADGPVLVIGAGNSGTDIAIEAARSGHAVTLAGRHPGHVPVDIDKPIGNLLTGVFIRMLRNTTIDSTKGRAMREAARHHGLMLIRNKVADLERAGVVQVGRIDRIEAGRAVTADGTPIDAATVVWCTGSRPDLGWIDIDGVTDADGYPDEYRGIANGCPGLAFVGMPFQYSAVSVTLMGMGRDAEYVVETLSAARTAAPAAV; via the coding sequence ATGTCCACCACCGTTCTCGACACCGCCGTCATCGGCGCCGGCGCCGCCGGCCTGTTCGTCGGCAAGGAACTCGCCGATCGCGGCATCGAATTCGAGATGTTCGACGAGCGCGCACGCGTCGGCGACACCTGGCGCGAGCGGTATCGCTCACTGCGCCTGTTCAGCCCGCGACCGTTCCTCAGCCTGCCGGGCCTGCGACCCGACGTCGGCCGGTTCGACTACCCGACCGGCGAGCAGATGGGCGACTACCTCGAGCGGTATGCACGGCACTTCAGCCTGCCGGTGCGCCTGTCGACGAGGGTCGCCGCGCTGACGCGACGCGCCGACGGGCTCTTCCGACTCGAACTCGGCAGCGGCGAGGAGGTGCTCGCCGAGCGCGTGATCGTGACGGCGGGCGCGCACAGCCTGCCGATCGTGCCGGAGTTCGCCAGGGAGCTCGACCCGTCGATCCGCCAGCTGGACTCCATCCACTACGAGGGGCCGGAGCAGTTCGCCGACGGCCCGGTGCTCGTGATCGGTGCGGGCAACTCGGGCACCGACATCGCGATCGAGGCGGCGCGCAGCGGCCACGCCGTGACGCTGGCCGGCCGGCATCCGGGCCACGTTCCCGTCGACATCGACAAGCCGATCGGCAACCTCCTGACCGGGGTCTTCATCCGGATGCTCCGCAACACCACGATCGACAGCACCAAGGGTCGCGCCATGAGGGAGGCTGCCCGCCACCACGGGCTCATGCTGATCCGCAACAAGGTCGCCGACCTCGAGCGCGCCGGCGTCGTGCAGGTCGGCCGCATCGATCGCATCGAGGCGGGGAGAGCCGTGACCGCCGACGGCACCCCGATCGACGCGGCGACGGTCGTCTGGTGCACGGGCTCACGCCCCGACCTCGGCTGGATCGACATCGACGGCGTGACCGATGCCGACGGCTACCCCGACGAGTACCGGGGCATCGCGAACGGATGCCCCGGCCTCGCCTTCGTCGGCATGCCGTTCCAGTACTCGGCGGTCTCGGTCACGCTCATGGGAATGGGCCGCGACGCCGAGTACGTCGTCGAGACCCTGAGCGCAGCCCGGACGGCGGCGCCGGCCGCGGTGTGA